One part of the Vibrio hyugaensis genome encodes these proteins:
- a CDS encoding DUF4136 domain-containing protein: MWKGLLAASFVFMITACTTVTTDVDKQADFSSYKTFDFGEQSEAPTSLDARRIEQGLASQLEAKGLSQVKNGGDLYVHHDIIKESELVSSGSSFSVGYGWNSFGVVTSSPERYKEKKYGKLVVELVDTKANQVVWKGVSSRKLTESMSTEKREELISEEVTKMFENYPYGKD; the protein is encoded by the coding sequence ATGTGGAAAGGTTTATTGGCGGCGTCTTTCGTATTTATGATAACGGCCTGTACAACCGTGACGACCGACGTCGATAAACAAGCGGATTTTTCATCCTACAAAACGTTTGATTTTGGAGAACAATCAGAGGCCCCAACAAGCCTAGATGCTCGTCGTATTGAGCAAGGTCTTGCTTCTCAATTGGAGGCGAAAGGGCTATCACAAGTAAAAAATGGTGGTGACCTTTATGTGCACCACGACATCATCAAAGAATCGGAGCTCGTTTCTTCTGGTTCTTCTTTCAGTGTGGGCTACGGCTGGAACAGTTTTGGCGTTGTAACCTCAAGTCCTGAGCGTTACAAAGAAAAGAAGTATGGCAAGTTAGTGGTGGAGTTAGTCGATACCAAAGCGAATCAAGTGGTATGGAAAGGGGTATCAAGCCGCAAGCTTACTGAATCGATGAGCACTGAAAAACGTGAAGAATTGATTTCGGAAGAAGTGACAAAAATGTTTGAAAATTACCCGTATGGTAAAGATTAA